Proteins encoded in a region of the Stieleria neptunia genome:
- a CDS encoding response regulator, with the protein MVHTFHDAAKLLLVEDDDVDALLFQRTLAKCTGCYELEVCATLDSAIEWILSHDCDVVLLDYSLPDSFGIEGLRKLQSRFADLPIIMLTGLDDPKASLDARESGAQDYIVKGQFHSAELDQTLLRAIQSGCGDRPGGPRSMASQSL; encoded by the coding sequence ATGGTCCACACCTTCCACGACGCAGCCAAGCTTCTTCTTGTCGAAGACGATGACGTCGACGCGTTGCTTTTTCAACGGACACTCGCCAAGTGCACCGGTTGCTACGAACTGGAGGTCTGTGCCACCTTGGATTCAGCGATCGAGTGGATCCTGAGCCACGATTGCGATGTCGTGTTGCTCGACTATTCGCTACCCGATTCCTTCGGGATCGAAGGCCTCCGTAAATTGCAATCTCGATTCGCCGATTTGCCGATCATCATGTTGACCGGGTTGGACGATCCGAAAGCTTCCCTGGATGCGCGGGAAAGCGGCGCCCAAGACTACATCGTGAAAGGACAGTTTCATTCCGCCGAGTTGGACCAAACACTGCTCAGGGCGATCCAAAGTGGATGCGGTGACCGACCCGGCGGACCGCGATCAATGGCTTCGCAGTCGCTTTGA
- a CDS encoding sensor histidine kinase: MSSTVAATPDAGDCGRRDELLREQQQLIHVRTDRLFAALMTIQWVAGIVAALWISPRTWSGAMSETHVHVWAAILLGGVITALPVLLAWKRPGRVVTRHIIAVSQMLTSALLIHLTGGRIETHFHIFGSLAFLACYRDWRILCTATMVVVADHGLRGWLWPESVYGVIGGAPLRLIEHAGWVVFENLFLIVTIRQSLADMSRNACNQAQLESTNSRIEAEVNRRTEELRESMEETARASRQLVHANKTLEEQNKELDQFTYIASHDLQEPVRKLVSFSRLLEQDIDGDLNEDAQRDLQFIVDAAKRMRNLVQALLELSRVGRSAMKHEPVDLEQCVDDALDSLELRIKETGAVITRDEFPTVIGDQTMLTQLYQNLVSNALKFTDERSPEIQISVTRNDDHWILGVRDNGIGMKPEYAERIFQPFQRLHNRGEYEGTGIGLSICKKTVQRHAGEIWVESEPGQGAHFRFRLPIAEPVAEQPAPTESKEKEAELAMC, encoded by the coding sequence ATGTCATCAACAGTAGCTGCCACGCCGGACGCAGGCGACTGCGGCCGTAGGGACGAGTTGTTGCGAGAACAACAACAGCTCATTCATGTCCGCACCGATCGACTGTTCGCGGCGTTGATGACCATTCAGTGGGTCGCCGGGATCGTGGCGGCGTTGTGGATTTCGCCGCGGACCTGGTCGGGCGCGATGAGCGAAACCCACGTGCACGTGTGGGCCGCGATCCTGCTGGGCGGGGTCATCACCGCCCTGCCCGTCCTGCTGGCCTGGAAGCGACCGGGACGGGTGGTGACACGACACATCATCGCGGTCAGCCAAATGCTCACCTCGGCGTTGTTGATCCATTTAACCGGCGGACGCATCGAAACGCATTTCCACATCTTCGGTTCACTCGCGTTCCTGGCCTGCTATCGCGACTGGCGGATCCTGTGCACCGCAACGATGGTCGTTGTCGCCGATCATGGGCTACGCGGTTGGCTGTGGCCCGAATCGGTCTATGGTGTGATCGGCGGCGCGCCGCTCCGTTTGATCGAACACGCCGGGTGGGTCGTTTTCGAAAACCTCTTTTTGATCGTCACGATCCGACAAAGCCTGGCCGATATGTCACGCAATGCCTGCAACCAGGCCCAGTTGGAATCGACGAATTCACGTATCGAGGCCGAGGTCAATCGACGGACCGAAGAACTCCGCGAGTCGATGGAAGAGACGGCGCGAGCGAGCCGCCAATTGGTGCACGCCAACAAGACGCTCGAAGAGCAAAACAAAGAACTCGATCAGTTCACGTACATTGCCAGCCATGACCTCCAAGAACCCGTTCGAAAACTGGTCTCTTTCAGCCGCTTGCTGGAACAAGACATCGACGGTGACTTGAACGAAGACGCCCAACGCGACTTGCAATTCATCGTCGATGCCGCCAAACGGATGCGCAATCTGGTGCAGGCGCTGCTGGAATTGTCCCGTGTGGGGCGGTCGGCAATGAAGCACGAACCGGTTGATCTGGAACAGTGCGTCGATGACGCCCTCGATTCCCTTGAACTGCGAATCAAGGAGACCGGTGCCGTGATCACAAGGGATGAGTTCCCGACCGTCATCGGCGACCAAACCATGCTGACACAGCTGTACCAAAACCTGGTCAGCAACGCCCTAAAATTCACCGACGAACGGTCTCCCGAAATTCAAATCTCCGTGACACGAAACGATGATCACTGGATACTCGGCGTCCGCGACAACGGGATCGGCATGAAGCCCGAATACGCGGAGCGAATCTTCCAGCCGTTTCAACGATTGCACAACCGTGGCGAGTACGAGGGAACTGGCATCGGACTGTCGATCTGCAAGAAAACGGTGCAGCGACATGCCGGCGAGATCTGGGTGGAATCCGAGCCGGGCCAAGGCGCCCATTTTCGATTCCGATTGCCGATCGCCGAGCCGGTTGCGGAACAACCGGCGCCGACCGAATCGAAAGAAAAAGAAGCTGAACTGGCGATGTGCTAG
- a CDS encoding methyltransferase family protein has product MTRPSAGAGGNREIKSHARHRSLRRAIGMLYGFGNQILFLATVWYLFWFLRDGSIRPSQGDWIVRDCGLALLFAIGHSVMLVPATRKYLTRWIPQPFYDSTFCVVTCVSLLALFIGWHTSETVVWQVTGWRSTVIRGGFYFCWAALLYSLALTGLGYQNGWTPFYHWLRQKPAPRREFQPRGAYKLIRHPVYLSFLGLVWLTPTMTLDHAALTAIWTGYIFYGSFLKDRRLTRFIGQPYQDYQAKVPGFPLFPGGPLGRSIESRPSSRTPHRTTAQADSQIGHESKAA; this is encoded by the coding sequence ATGACACGGCCATCCGCCGGCGCCGGCGGCAATCGCGAAATCAAGTCCCACGCCCGCCACCGGTCGCTTCGCCGTGCGATCGGGATGCTGTACGGATTTGGGAACCAGATTCTGTTTCTGGCCACCGTCTGGTACCTGTTCTGGTTCTTGCGTGACGGTTCGATCCGTCCATCGCAGGGAGATTGGATCGTGCGTGATTGCGGACTGGCGTTGTTGTTCGCCATCGGGCACAGCGTGATGCTGGTCCCCGCGACACGAAAATACCTGACGCGGTGGATCCCCCAGCCGTTTTACGACAGCACGTTTTGCGTCGTCACCTGCGTCAGCCTGCTGGCCCTGTTCATCGGATGGCACACCAGCGAAACGGTGGTTTGGCAAGTCACCGGTTGGAGGTCGACGGTGATCCGCGGCGGCTTTTACTTCTGCTGGGCAGCGCTTCTCTATTCGCTCGCATTGACCGGGCTGGGCTACCAGAATGGCTGGACACCGTTTTATCACTGGCTGCGGCAAAAACCCGCTCCCCGTCGGGAATTCCAACCGCGTGGGGCGTACAAGTTGATTCGCCACCCCGTCTATCTCAGCTTCTTGGGTCTGGTCTGGTTGACTCCTACGATGACGCTGGACCATGCCGCGCTGACGGCGATCTGGACGGGTTACATTTTTTACGGCAGCTTTCTGAAGGACCGACGTTTGACGCGTTTCATCGGCCAGCCGTACCAAGACTACCAGGCCAAGGTGCCGGGGTTTCCGCTGTTTCCCGGTGGACCGCTGGGGCGGAGCATTGAGTCGCGTCCGTCCAGCCGAACGCCGCATCGGACGACCGCTCAAGCCGATTCGCAAATCGGCCACGAAAGCAAGGCGGCCTAG
- a CDS encoding methyltransferase domain-containing protein, whose product MIAVDGVKKDSIRSHYQLGTLFYRLLWGPHIHHGLWDDDAPDHQTSAYQAQCQLTDALADLATIRSTDRLVDIGCGMGGSAIRLAKGRGCDVTGVTLSPVQRNWAAFSSRVNRVAGQTRFLAEDAERVVFQPASFDVVWSVECTEHLFDKPEFFRRAAEWLRPGGRIAICVWFEGEDTTRSGHRKQCEEVCERFVCPSLATRSDYAEWMVQNGLEIRHNVDWTPRVTRTWEICKRRVQQTGIRHLARLLDREQVDFIDGFDALLEAYRSGAMQYGAIVAEKPNPCPTGNPNE is encoded by the coding sequence ATGATCGCCGTTGACGGAGTCAAGAAAGACTCCATCCGCAGCCACTACCAACTCGGCACGCTGTTTTACCGACTGCTGTGGGGGCCTCACATTCATCATGGACTGTGGGACGACGACGCGCCGGATCACCAAACGTCGGCTTATCAAGCCCAATGCCAATTGACCGACGCCCTTGCCGATCTGGCAACCATCAGGTCGACGGATCGGCTGGTGGATATCGGCTGTGGGATGGGCGGCTCGGCGATTCGGCTGGCCAAAGGTCGCGGCTGCGACGTCACCGGCGTCACGCTCAGCCCGGTGCAGCGGAATTGGGCGGCATTCTCCTCTCGCGTCAATCGGGTGGCCGGCCAGACACGGTTCTTGGCCGAGGACGCCGAGCGCGTCGTGTTTCAACCCGCCAGTTTTGACGTCGTCTGGTCGGTCGAATGCACCGAGCATCTGTTCGACAAACCCGAATTTTTTCGCCGCGCCGCCGAATGGCTTCGCCCCGGAGGACGGATTGCGATTTGCGTGTGGTTCGAGGGTGAAGACACGACGCGCTCCGGGCATCGCAAACAATGCGAAGAGGTTTGTGAACGTTTCGTCTGTCCGTCCCTGGCCACACGCAGCGACTACGCCGAGTGGATGGTCCAAAACGGATTGGAGATTCGACACAACGTCGATTGGACCCCTCGGGTGACCCGCACCTGGGAAATCTGCAAACGACGGGTGCAGCAGACCGGCATTCGGCATCTCGCCCGTCTTCTGGATCGGGAACAAGTCGACTTCATTGACGGTTTCGATGCATTGCTAGAAGCCTATCGAAGCGGTGCGATGCAGTACGGCGCGATCGTCGCGGAAAAACCGAATCCCTGCCCCACAGGCAACCCCAACGAATAA
- a CDS encoding RedB protein, whose amino-acid sequence MLQRPPDNRDDPAGQGTAFDHVSRFPRGWAIPALVIAWGVVVAAGLGIVWQYEHAAGPLHAAPDRWPVASNIERSPERWTLVLFAHPKCPCTRATLGELARIMTRSADRVQASALFVKPPACSLEPGWEVSELWQAAEQIPGLSVRADPGGVEANRFAAAISGLVLLYDPTGQLKFRGGITASRGHSGDNLGRSTIVQLLNQGSGDVDSTKVYGCELGTLLKETPASCHQQ is encoded by the coding sequence ATGCTCCAGAGACCTCCCGACAACCGCGACGACCCTGCCGGCCAGGGGACGGCGTTTGACCACGTGTCGCGTTTCCCTCGCGGATGGGCGATCCCCGCGCTGGTGATCGCCTGGGGCGTGGTGGTGGCTGCCGGATTGGGCATCGTCTGGCAATACGAACACGCCGCCGGGCCGCTGCACGCCGCGCCGGATCGATGGCCGGTCGCCTCGAACATTGAACGTTCACCGGAGCGTTGGACGCTGGTTCTGTTCGCCCATCCGAAATGCCCCTGCACTCGGGCCACTCTCGGCGAACTGGCTCGAATCATGACTCGATCTGCGGACCGCGTGCAGGCATCGGCGTTGTTCGTCAAACCCCCGGCCTGCTCGCTGGAACCGGGCTGGGAGGTCTCCGAACTTTGGCAGGCCGCCGAACAGATTCCGGGCCTCAGCGTGCGTGCCGACCCCGGCGGCGTCGAAGCGAATCGATTTGCGGCGGCGATCTCGGGATTGGTCTTGTTGTACGACCCGACCGGCCAATTGAAATTCCGCGGCGGCATCACGGCCTCGCGCGGACACAGCGGCGACAACCTTGGGCGATCCACGATTGTCCAATTACTGAACCAAGGCTCCGGCGACGTGGACAGCACCAAGGTCTACGGTTGCGAACTCGGCACCCTCCTCAAGGAGACCCCTGCGTCATGTCATCAACAGTAG
- a CDS encoding response regulator — MNDQPQRRKPAVILLVEDDPGDQELTRRALKHESIHVDLRIANDGVQAMEYLSRQGEFEDPASSPAPDLILLDLNMPKRNGREVLGDLKEDERLSRIPVVVLTTSEQEADILRSYDLGCNSYIQKPVDIDQFTESVRRLGTYWFGVVTLPSTSVPV, encoded by the coding sequence ATGAACGACCAACCCCAACGCCGAAAACCAGCCGTGATTCTCTTGGTCGAAGACGACCCCGGCGATCAAGAACTGACACGCCGCGCGCTCAAACACGAATCGATCCATGTCGATCTGAGAATCGCCAACGACGGTGTGCAGGCGATGGAGTACTTGAGCCGACAAGGGGAGTTTGAAGATCCAGCCTCCTCCCCGGCTCCGGATCTGATTCTGCTGGACTTGAACATGCCCAAGCGGAACGGACGCGAGGTGCTTGGGGACCTCAAAGAGGACGAGCGTTTGTCACGCATCCCCGTCGTCGTGCTGACGACCAGCGAACAGGAAGCGGACATCCTTCGCAGCTATGACCTGGGATGCAATTCCTACATCCAAAAACCGGTCGACATCGATCAGTTCACCGAATCCGTTCGCCGACTCGGCACGTACTGGTTTGGCGTCGTCACCCTGCCCTCGACAAGTGTCCCCGTTTGA
- a CDS encoding response regulator, with product MPIILVVDDSDVDRLLMKGLLSTDVDWLVSQAKNGVEAVDMVTYALPDVVVTDLNMPEMDGLQLVSHMAESFPEVPVILVTGEDDSEIALKALRHGAASFVPKQQLAESLLETVEQVLAVRDADHYDERVVQLTTNTRYRFVLDNDPTLISPIIDRIQQGMIAMQLCSATQRMHIGIALEEALLNAMLHGNLEVPPNKLTEIRNLLHEGKTSAIVEERRNQQPYAGRKIHVAADFNRSRAQLVVGDSGSGFDVENVWPQSAEDRINEESGRGLLLIRTFMDEVLFNETGSELRMTLKDLRPNAQPAADA from the coding sequence ATGCCGATCATTTTAGTCGTGGACGATTCGGACGTTGATCGTCTGTTGATGAAAGGGCTGCTCAGCACCGATGTGGATTGGCTGGTCTCCCAAGCCAAGAATGGAGTCGAGGCGGTGGACATGGTCACCTATGCCTTGCCCGACGTCGTGGTGACCGACCTGAACATGCCGGAGATGGATGGGCTGCAACTGGTCTCGCACATGGCGGAATCCTTTCCCGAAGTGCCGGTCATTCTGGTGACCGGAGAAGACGACTCCGAAATTGCACTCAAGGCGTTGCGTCACGGCGCCGCCAGTTTTGTCCCCAAACAGCAGCTCGCCGAGAGCTTGCTGGAAACCGTCGAACAAGTGTTGGCAGTGCGTGACGCCGATCACTATGACGAGCGTGTCGTCCAGCTGACCACCAACACGCGTTACCGATTCGTGCTCGACAATGACCCCACCTTGATCTCTCCGATCATTGATCGCATCCAGCAGGGCATGATCGCGATGCAGCTCTGTTCGGCGACGCAGCGCATGCACATCGGGATCGCGTTAGAAGAAGCTCTCTTGAACGCGATGTTGCACGGCAATCTGGAAGTCCCGCCGAACAAATTGACCGAAATTCGCAATCTGCTGCATGAAGGCAAGACGTCAGCGATCGTGGAAGAGCGTCGCAATCAGCAGCCCTATGCCGGTCGAAAAATCCACGTGGCCGCCGATTTCAATCGCAGCCGAGCCCAACTGGTCGTCGGTGACAGCGGATCGGGGTTTGACGTCGAAAACGTCTGGCCCCAATCTGCCGAAGACCGGATCAACGAGGAATCCGGTCGCGGGCTGCTCCTGATCCGAACCTTCATGGACGAAGTCTTGTTCAACGAGACGGGAAGCGAATTGCGGATGACATTAAAAGATCTCCGCCCCAACGCACAGCCCGCGGCGGACGCTTGA
- a CDS encoding YceI family protein, with product MIHLSDSRHPLQRHASRRQALGYLAAGTLLASLPSPGSRCDAGDSTPPVTRPGAVQTQASRVYVFVDKTGLGHQHGVEAKLSASSLVLGASQNAGKLVFDMKSFSADTAAARKYVGLGGSTDASTRGAVNTNMRGPAVLDVARYPTATFEVTSATATGQTSSRGLPTYQLKGNFTLHGVTRPLAFSADVEQRSGWLHVRGRFSINQTSFGIQPYSKAFGAIGVTDRLTIFGDLYVAPTDQVAMADIPSSKPSRSRLTIHTDTPDPGKQ from the coding sequence ATGATTCATCTTTCCGATTCTCGGCATCCGTTGCAGCGGCATGCTTCACGACGACAAGCGCTTGGATACCTCGCCGCCGGTACGCTGCTCGCGTCATTACCATCGCCGGGCTCCCGTTGCGATGCCGGGGACAGCACTCCGCCTGTCACACGACCGGGAGCCGTGCAAACCCAAGCGAGTCGGGTGTACGTGTTTGTGGACAAGACCGGGCTGGGGCATCAACACGGTGTCGAGGCCAAACTTTCGGCCAGCAGCTTGGTGTTGGGGGCTTCGCAAAACGCGGGCAAGTTGGTGTTTGACATGAAATCGTTCAGCGCCGACACCGCAGCGGCGCGAAAGTACGTGGGGTTGGGCGGCAGCACCGATGCTTCCACGCGCGGGGCGGTCAACACGAACATGCGGGGACCGGCGGTGCTGGACGTCGCCCGATATCCGACCGCCACGTTCGAGGTCACCTCCGCCACGGCAACCGGCCAGACCAGCTCGCGCGGGTTGCCCACGTATCAGTTGAAAGGAAACTTTACACTCCACGGCGTGACACGTCCCCTGGCGTTCTCGGCCGACGTCGAGCAGCGCAGCGGATGGTTGCACGTGCGTGGTCGTTTTTCCATTAACCAAACGTCGTTCGGTATCCAACCGTACTCCAAAGCCTTTGGTGCGATCGGTGTGACCGACCGACTGACGATCTTTGGCGATCTCTATGTCGCTCCGACCGACCAGGTTGCGATGGCGGACATCCCATCGAGCAAGCCATCCCGTTCTCGACTGACCATCCACACCGACACACCCGACCCAGGAAAACAATGA
- a CDS encoding nucleoside deaminase — MPASDNTLQTDEGRCAGMRAALDAARHGVFAGQAPFGAAIFTNQGELVVAEHNQVREMLDPTAHAEVFAIRLACRLTGQRTLPGCWLFATCEPCPMCATAAVFAGLRHVVYGASVEDAREAGFSELQLPSRQIFDRSDDKIAVFPGVLRQECRALFTARP; from the coding sequence ATGCCCGCCAGCGACAACACACTTCAAACCGACGAAGGACGCTGCGCGGGGATGCGTGCGGCGCTCGACGCGGCGCGTCATGGAGTATTCGCCGGCCAAGCTCCCTTCGGTGCAGCGATCTTTACGAACCAGGGTGAATTGGTCGTTGCGGAGCACAACCAGGTCAGGGAGATGTTGGATCCGACCGCCCATGCGGAAGTGTTCGCGATCCGGTTGGCGTGTCGTTTGACGGGTCAGCGAACGCTGCCGGGTTGCTGGTTGTTTGCGACCTGTGAGCCCTGTCCGATGTGTGCCACGGCAGCCGTCTTTGCGGGCTTGCGTCACGTCGTCTATGGCGCCTCGGTGGAAGACGCACGGGAGGCGGGGTTTTCGGAGCTGCAGCTACCAAGCCGTCAAATCTTTGATCGCAGTGACGACAAGATCGCGGTCTTTCCAGGTGTGCTCCGGCAAGAGTGCCGTGCATTGTTTACCGCCCGCCCCTAA